From Gopherus flavomarginatus isolate rGopFla2 chromosome 7, rGopFla2.mat.asm, whole genome shotgun sequence, the proteins below share one genomic window:
- the PRR7 gene encoding proline-rich protein 7, whose product MVMSQGTYTFLTCFAGFWLIWGLIVLLCCFCSYLRRRVKRQQEERLREQNLRALEMEPLHYEGYSGSPPGMAMATPPRLRMEPRQPPGPPPQPWSYRHELDLSKPPCYEEALLMAEPPPPYSEVLMDTRGLYRKINAPFLSHEHPEKQEQPPSYKPLFLDRAYGAALHMPSSASQGPAFYLEAERAQRMFPSWMDSELSSRDTYEPGAWHLPVSMPLFGRTTAV is encoded by the exons atGGTGATGTCCCAGGGCACCTACACCTTCCTCACCTGCTTCGCCGGCTTCTGGCTCATCTGGGGCCTCATCGTGCTGctctgctgcttctgcagctacCTGCGACGCCGCGTGAAGCGCCAGCAGGAGGAGCGGCTCCGGGAGCAGAACCTGCGCGCGCTGGAGATGGAGCCGCTGCACTACGAGGGCTACTCAGGCAGCCCCCCCGGCATGGCCATGGCCACCCCCCCCCGGCTGCGCATGGAGCCGCGCCAGCCCCCCggcccgcccccccagccctggagctaccGGCACG AGTTGGACCTGTCCAAGCCCCCGTGCTACGAGGAGGCGCTGCTCATGGCTGAGCCGCCACCGCCCTACAGCGAGGTGCTCATGGACACGCGGGGGCTGTACCGCAAGATCAACGCCCCCTTCCTGAGCCACGAGCACCCTGAGAAACAGGAGCAGCCCCCCAGCTACAAGCCCCTCTTCCTGGACCGAGCTTACGGCGCAGCCCTGCacatgcccagctctgccagccagGGCCCCGCCTTCTATCTGGAGGCTGAGCGTGCCCAGCGCATGTTCCCCAGCTGGATGGACTCAGAGCTCAGTAGCAGGGACACGTATGAACCTGGGGCCTGGCACCTCCCTGTCTCCATGCCCTTGTTTGGCAGGACTACGGCGGTTTAG